From Verrucomicrobia bacterium S94, the proteins below share one genomic window:
- a CDS encoding XTP/dITP diphosphatase yields the protein MKLVIATRNPHKLEEIRAVFDFRCLEVLSAIDFPELPDVVEDADTFEGNACKKAVEIALATGCWALADDSGLEVDALGGAPGVYSARYAGEPCSYEKNNARLLRELNGQNERSARFRTVIALSDPSGKVETVSGKCEGRIIEQQRGRNGFGYDPLFVPEGYDETFAELDASVKNSISHRANALKAAQEKWGARLAAL from the coding sequence ATGAAACTGGTTATCGCAACCCGCAACCCGCATAAACTCGAAGAGATTCGGGCCGTATTTGATTTCCGGTGTTTGGAGGTGTTGTCGGCTATTGATTTTCCGGAACTTCCTGATGTGGTTGAGGATGCGGATACTTTTGAAGGCAATGCCTGTAAAAAAGCGGTTGAAATTGCGTTGGCGACGGGTTGCTGGGCGTTGGCGGACGATTCCGGTCTGGAGGTTGATGCGCTGGGAGGTGCGCCGGGAGTTTACTCTGCCCGGTATGCCGGTGAGCCGTGTTCGTATGAAAAGAACAATGCCAGGCTGTTGCGTGAACTGAATGGACAAAATGAACGCTCGGCCCGTTTCCGGACAGTGATAGCGCTTTCTGATCCTTCCGGAAAGGTGGAAACGGTTTCCGGAAAATGTGAAGGCCGTATCATCGAGCAGCAACGCGGCAGAAACGGGTTCGGATATGATCCGCTTTTTGTGCCCGAGGGGTATGACGAAACTTTTGCTGAACTTGATGCTTCTGTAAAAAACAGTATTTCGCATCGGGCGAATGCGCTGAAGGCTGCTCAGGAAAAATGGGGCGCCCGGCTGGCGGCGTTGTAA
- a CDS encoding phosphoribosylformylglycinamidine synthase, whose product MIYRIEIGLKDGVPDARGRGVIYRAQGALKMDITECRTRDVYKVVANIDEEKAAEVQRAFADPVVAESAMGRLPAPETFDWMLEVGFKPGVTDNVGRTARGALQDEVGRELEWEEQVYTCIQYFLTGDLSREDVERLGSDLLANTLIQTIQVFSKEEWLASEPDMTAPIFDDHPEIKVNVIELPDDDEALMKISSEGILSLSLEEMRAIRNHYLREDVKAHRKELDLPEWPTDIELECIAQTWSEHCSHKIFAGTVEYKDEETGESETIHSLYKTYVKASTKKVEESIDWLVSVFTDNAGIVKFDEDLHLVYKVETHNSPSALDPYGGSMTGIVGVNRDPLGTGMGASLVSNVWGYCLGSPFYDKEVPEGLMHPRRIRDGVHEGVIDGGNQSGIPYSRGFECFDERYLGKPLVYCGTMGTIPVKVNGRPSERKEIEVGDWTVMCGGRIGKDGIHGATFSSEELRTESPAQAVQIGDPLTQRKLYEFLIEARDLGLFRCITDNGAGGISCSFGEMGKYSGGCECELAGAPLKYEGLQPWEVLVSEAQERMTLAVPPEKREAFEALAKQRDVEVAFMGKYNDSGYFTVKQDGKVIASLDMDFLYETGCPTLVMPGVWKKPNIPAPQVEKQTDYSGTLTKLMGDLNICSREYKSRIYDGEVKGLSVVKPFVGVNADVPSDATVMRVEYDNDRGAVLAEGINPWFSDIDTYDMTASVIDEAVRRVIAVGGDLNRIAILDNYCWPDPVESEKTPDGAYKMAQLVRSNKALYDYTTLYKTPAVSGKDSCKNDSTRGGKKISIPPTLLISSIGQIDDVKKAVTMPLKAAGDVIYVIGDTREELGASAYYRMLAEEQGTPLNYGGTVPAVDGEKALKIYAAMNKATDAGLLKSATTPNKGGLAVSLALVCIGGQLGADVDLSVLGVDNETALFSESNSRFVVSVAPEKTAELEALFSGLPITKVGTVTADRVLKVAGSVNVDIDALVKPFKATLHGI is encoded by the coding sequence ATGATTTATCGGATTGAAATCGGATTGAAAGATGGTGTGCCGGATGCGCGCGGTCGCGGAGTGATTTATCGGGCGCAGGGCGCTCTGAAAATGGATATTACTGAGTGCCGCACGCGTGATGTGTATAAAGTGGTGGCGAACATCGATGAGGAAAAAGCGGCGGAGGTTCAGCGGGCGTTTGCTGATCCGGTGGTTGCAGAATCGGCTATGGGCCGTCTTCCTGCCCCGGAAACGTTCGACTGGATGCTCGAAGTCGGTTTTAAACCCGGTGTCACCGATAACGTCGGTCGTACGGCGCGCGGGGCGCTGCAGGACGAAGTAGGCCGCGAGCTGGAGTGGGAAGAACAGGTTTACACCTGCATTCAGTATTTCCTGACCGGCGACCTGAGCCGCGAAGATGTGGAGCGTCTGGGCAGTGATCTGCTTGCCAATACCCTGATTCAGACGATTCAGGTTTTCTCGAAAGAGGAGTGGCTGGCCTCTGAGCCGGATATGACTGCTCCGATCTTTGATGATCATCCGGAAATCAAGGTGAATGTGATTGAGCTGCCGGACGACGACGAAGCGTTGATGAAAATTTCATCGGAAGGGATTCTGTCGCTTTCTTTGGAGGAAATGCGCGCGATCCGGAATCATTATCTGCGTGAAGACGTGAAGGCGCATCGCAAAGAGCTCGATCTGCCGGAGTGGCCGACCGATATTGAGCTGGAGTGTATTGCCCAGACCTGGTCGGAACATTGCTCGCACAAGATTTTTGCCGGTACGGTTGAGTATAAAGATGAAGAGACCGGCGAATCGGAAACGATCCACTCACTTTACAAGACCTACGTCAAAGCCTCGACCAAAAAGGTGGAAGAGTCGATTGACTGGCTGGTTTCTGTTTTCACGGACAACGCCGGCATCGTGAAGTTCGATGAAGATCTGCACCTGGTTTATAAAGTGGAAACCCATAATTCACCGTCGGCCCTGGATCCGTACGGCGGTTCCATGACCGGTATTGTCGGTGTTAACCGCGACCCGCTGGGTACCGGTATGGGTGCGTCGCTGGTTTCCAATGTGTGGGGTTACTGTCTTGGTTCGCCGTTCTACGATAAGGAAGTGCCGGAAGGCCTGATGCATCCGCGCCGCATTCGTGACGGTGTGCATGAAGGAGTGATCGACGGCGGCAATCAGTCGGGCATTCCGTACAGCCGCGGATTTGAGTGTTTTGATGAACGCTACCTCGGAAAACCGCTGGTCTATTGCGGAACGATGGGTACGATTCCGGTAAAAGTCAACGGCCGCCCATCCGAGCGCAAAGAGATCGAGGTCGGCGACTGGACGGTCATGTGCGGCGGCCGTATCGGTAAAGACGGGATTCACGGCGCGACTTTCTCGTCGGAAGAACTGCGTACGGAATCGCCGGCGCAGGCGGTACAGATCGGTGACCCGCTGACGCAGCGTAAGCTGTATGAATTTCTGATCGAAGCGCGCGATCTCGGTCTGTTCCGTTGTATTACTGATAACGGTGCGGGAGGAATTTCGTGCTCGTTCGGCGAAATGGGTAAATATTCCGGCGGCTGCGAGTGCGAGCTGGCAGGTGCGCCGCTTAAATATGAGGGTCTCCAGCCTTGGGAGGTTTTGGTTTCCGAGGCGCAGGAGCGCATGACACTTGCGGTGCCGCCGGAAAAACGGGAGGCATTTGAAGCGTTGGCTAAACAGCGTGACGTTGAAGTTGCCTTCATGGGCAAATACAACGATTCCGGCTATTTTACCGTCAAACAGGATGGGAAAGTAATCGCCAGTCTGGATATGGATTTCCTCTATGAAACCGGTTGCCCGACGCTGGTGATGCCCGGTGTCTGGAAAAAACCGAATATTCCGGCACCGCAGGTTGAAAAGCAGACCGATTATTCCGGAACGCTGACCAAGCTGATGGGTGATCTGAACATCTGTTCGCGTGAATATAAGAGTCGGATCTATGACGGCGAAGTGAAAGGCCTCTCTGTGGTGAAGCCGTTTGTCGGTGTGAATGCCGATGTTCCGTCCGATGCGACGGTGATGCGGGTGGAATACGACAACGATCGCGGTGCGGTTCTTGCGGAAGGGATCAACCCGTGGTTTTCCGATATTGATACCTACGATATGACGGCATCGGTTATCGACGAAGCGGTTCGCCGTGTGATTGCAGTCGGCGGCGACCTGAACCGGATTGCGATTCTGGATAACTACTGCTGGCCGGATCCGGTTGAATCGGAAAAAACGCCGGACGGCGCGTATAAAATGGCGCAGCTGGTTCGTTCCAATAAAGCGCTTTACGATTACACCACACTGTATAAAACGCCGGCGGTTTCCGGTAAGGATTCGTGTAAAAACGATTCTACGCGGGGCGGAAAGAAAATCTCTATTCCGCCGACGCTGCTCATTTCTTCAATTGGTCAGATTGATGATGTGAAAAAAGCGGTTACGATGCCGCTTAAAGCGGCCGGGGATGTGATCTATGTGATCGGCGACACCAGGGAAGAGCTCGGAGCTTCGGCGTATTATCGTATGCTGGCGGAAGAACAGGGTACGCCGCTTAACTATGGCGGAACGGTTCCGGCGGTGGATGGCGAAAAGGCGCTGAAAATCTACGCGGCAATGAATAAAGCTACGGACGCCGGTCTGCTGAAATCGGCCACTACGCCGAACAAGGGCGGCCTGGCGGTTTCGCTGGCGCTGGTCTGCATCGGCGGGCAGCTGGGCGCGGATGTGGATCTGTCTGTACTGGGTGTGGATAACGAAACCGCACTCTTCTCCGAATCCAACAGCCGCTTTGTGGTCTCTGTTGCTCCGGAAAAAACTGCAGAACTGGAAGCGCTCTTCAGCGGGTTGCCGATCACGAAGGTCGGAACAGTGACGGCTGACAGAGTTCTGAAAGTGGCCGGTTCGGTGAATGTGGATATTGATGCACTTGTAAAACCGTTTAAAGCGACGCTGCACGGCATCTGA
- a CDS encoding TIGR00266 family protein, with protein MKCHEVDYTIIGDDLQTVEVELDPGETVVAEAGAMNWMDDGITFEARMGDGSQANEGLMGKLFSVGKRALTGESLFMTHFTNQGSGKRSVTFGAPYPGKIVPLDMAQCGGEMLCQKDAFLCAAKGTSIGIAFTKKFGAGFFGGEGFILQRIQGDGMAFLHAGGTIVKKELNNGVIKVDTGCIVGFTPGIDYSIEGVGLKSAFFGGEGLFLATLRGTGTVYLQSLPFSRLADRIIEHAPSVGGERQGEGSVLGGLGDLIGGR; from the coding sequence ATGAAATGTCATGAAGTGGATTATACGATCATTGGTGATGACCTGCAGACGGTGGAGGTGGAACTTGATCCGGGCGAAACGGTGGTGGCTGAAGCCGGTGCCATGAACTGGATGGATGACGGCATTACGTTTGAAGCCCGCATGGGTGACGGATCGCAGGCCAATGAAGGGCTGATGGGCAAACTTTTCAGCGTCGGAAAACGTGCATTGACCGGTGAGAGTCTGTTTATGACCCATTTTACCAATCAGGGCAGTGGCAAACGTTCGGTGACTTTCGGTGCGCCGTATCCCGGAAAGATTGTTCCGCTGGATATGGCACAGTGCGGCGGGGAAATGCTCTGTCAGAAAGATGCTTTTCTCTGTGCCGCCAAGGGCACCTCTATAGGGATTGCTTTCACCAAAAAGTTCGGAGCCGGTTTTTTCGGCGGTGAAGGGTTTATTCTCCAGCGGATTCAGGGTGACGGCATGGCGTTTCTGCATGCCGGCGGAACCATTGTGAAGAAAGAGCTGAACAATGGGGTGATTAAAGTGGATACCGGCTGTATTGTCGGGTTTACGCCGGGAATTGATTACAGTATCGAAGGCGTCGGTCTCAAATCCGCCTTTTTCGGCGGTGAGGGATTGTTCCTGGCCACGCTTCGCGGCACCGGAACGGTCTATCTGCAGAGTCTTCCGTTCTCCCGTCTGGCGGACCGGATCATCGAACACGCGCCGTCGGTCGGTGGAGAACGTCAGGGCGAGGGCTCTGTACTCGGCGGTCTGGGCGACCTTATTGGCGGACGCTGA
- a CDS encoding META domain-containing protein, translating to MSVESSCSGTLLTVLERMMNRWAVLACFLGVMLSVSCKTPVQEVPQIEGIAWELSGISDSEGNLIPPVQNAQVWFKLSEGRITGNAGANRFFGEYVLSGRTIRFSLTGSGMMMGTPELMAQEMRLLKVLGETVDYRIIDGELRLRNADQDVMVTMKRRVEPPLFSTVWKVTGVNNGKGGMTGLLTGSEITLEFTQDGAVSGSAGCNVFNGSYVLNGETIRFSSLATTRRMCFQPEGVMEQEAVFLQALEHSKSCNIKMGVLELRDESGGLQVKGVVK from the coding sequence ATGTCTGTGGAGTCATCATGCTCCGGTACTTTATTGACCGTGTTGGAGCGTATGATGAATCGATGGGCAGTGTTGGCTTGTTTCCTGGGTGTAATGCTGAGTGTTTCCTGTAAAACACCGGTGCAGGAGGTGCCTCAGATTGAAGGGATCGCATGGGAACTTTCCGGAATTTCCGATTCGGAGGGAAATCTGATTCCGCCGGTTCAGAATGCGCAGGTCTGGTTTAAACTGTCTGAGGGCCGGATTACGGGAAATGCGGGGGCGAATCGTTTTTTCGGCGAGTATGTTTTATCGGGGCGTACGATCCGCTTTTCGCTTACCGGCTCCGGCATGATGATGGGTACGCCGGAACTGATGGCGCAGGAAATGCGGTTGCTGAAAGTGCTGGGTGAAACCGTCGATTATCGGATCATCGATGGTGAGCTGCGGTTACGGAATGCGGATCAGGATGTTATGGTAACGATGAAGCGGCGTGTAGAGCCGCCGCTTTTTTCCACGGTCTGGAAAGTCACGGGGGTAAATAACGGAAAAGGCGGTATGACCGGCCTGCTGACCGGCTCCGAAATTACGCTCGAATTTACGCAGGATGGTGCGGTGTCGGGTTCGGCAGGGTGCAATGTATTCAATGGAAGCTACGTATTGAACGGTGAGACCATCCGGTTCAGTTCGCTGGCGACAACCCGCCGGATGTGTTTTCAGCCTGAAGGGGTCATGGAACAGGAAGCCGTCTTTCTTCAGGCGTTGGAACATTCGAAGAGTTGTAACATCAAGATGGGCGTTCTGGAATTGCGGGACGAATCCGGTGGGTTACAGGTTAAAGGTGTAGTGAAATAG